A region of Nocardioides alkalitolerans DNA encodes the following proteins:
- a CDS encoding bifunctional dTDP-4-dehydrorhamnose 3,5-epimerase family protein/NAD(P)-dependent oxidoreductase: MTTELAVETTPIPGLLVVRLPVHGDSRGWFKENWQRAKMTALGLPDFGPVQNNVSYNATKGATRGIHTEPWDKYVAVATGRVFAAWVDMREGDSFGATFWIEIDESVAVFVPRGVGNSYQALEDGTVYSYLVNDHFVPGKVYPALNLADETAGIPWPIPLAEAEISEKDQNNPRLADVAPMRPRKTLVVGAGGQLGRALLAEFPDADRVDMVAGEGIAALDLTDADAVAAWPWGDYGVVLNAAAYTAVDAAETPEGRVTCWAANATAPATLARLAAEHRFTLVHVSSDYVFDGTVELHTETEPYSPLSVYGQSKAAGDIAVGLAPRHYLLRTSWVIGDGGNFVRTMQKLAGNGVAPTVVDDQYGRLTFTSELARAIKHLIDVEAPFGTYNVTGAGAVLSWASYAQQVFELSGRPREDVTPITTAEYVAGKQVAPRPTHSALDLTKIEGTGFVPRDALEQLAEYVAAG, encoded by the coding sequence GTGACCACCGAGCTCGCCGTCGAGACCACCCCGATCCCCGGCCTCCTGGTCGTCCGCCTCCCCGTCCACGGGGACTCGCGTGGCTGGTTCAAGGAGAACTGGCAGCGGGCGAAGATGACGGCGCTCGGCCTGCCCGACTTCGGCCCGGTGCAGAACAACGTCTCCTACAACGCGACCAAGGGCGCGACCCGCGGCATCCACACCGAGCCGTGGGACAAGTACGTCGCTGTCGCGACCGGTCGCGTCTTCGCTGCCTGGGTGGACATGCGCGAGGGCGACTCGTTCGGGGCGACCTTCTGGATCGAGATCGACGAGTCGGTCGCGGTGTTCGTGCCCCGCGGCGTCGGGAACTCCTACCAGGCGCTCGAGGACGGGACCGTCTACAGCTACCTGGTCAACGACCACTTCGTCCCCGGCAAGGTCTACCCGGCGCTCAACCTCGCCGACGAGACGGCGGGCATCCCCTGGCCGATCCCGCTGGCGGAGGCGGAGATATCGGAGAAGGACCAGAACAACCCGCGCCTCGCGGACGTCGCGCCGATGCGGCCGCGCAAGACCCTCGTCGTCGGTGCGGGCGGACAGCTCGGGCGGGCGCTCCTCGCCGAGTTCCCCGACGCCGATCGGGTCGACATGGTCGCCGGCGAGGGCATCGCGGCGCTCGACCTCACCGACGCCGACGCGGTGGCCGCGTGGCCGTGGGGCGACTACGGCGTGGTGCTCAACGCCGCGGCGTACACGGCCGTCGACGCCGCGGAGACGCCCGAGGGCCGCGTCACCTGCTGGGCGGCCAACGCGACGGCGCCGGCGACGCTCGCGCGCCTCGCCGCCGAGCACCGCTTCACGCTCGTGCACGTCTCGAGCGACTACGTCTTCGACGGCACCGTCGAGCTCCACACGGAGACCGAGCCCTACTCGCCGCTCAGCGTCTACGGCCAGTCCAAGGCAGCCGGCGACATCGCCGTCGGCCTCGCGCCCCGGCACTACCTGCTGCGCACCTCGTGGGTCATCGGTGACGGCGGCAACTTCGTGCGCACGATGCAGAAGCTCGCGGGCAACGGGGTGGCGCCGACGGTGGTCGACGACCAGTACGGCCGCCTCACCTTCACTTCCGAGCTCGCCCGCGCGATCAAGCACCTGATCGACGTCGAGGCGCCGTTCGGCACCTACAACGTGACCGGTGCCGGCGCCGTCCTGTCGTGGGCGTCCTACGCCCAGCAGGTCTTCGAGCTCTCGGGGCGTCCGCGCGAGGACGTCACGCCGATCACGACGGCGGAGTACGTCGCGGGCAAGCAGGTCGCGCCGCGCCCGACGCACAGCGCGCTCGACCTCACGAAGATCGAGGGGACGGGCTTCGTGCCGCGTGACGCGCTGGAGCAGCTGGCGGAGTACGTCGCGGCGGGCTGA
- a CDS encoding DUF2516 family protein: protein MESWVMLALLLAIIAVKGFTLVSAIGFRPDAFDATGKQTKSTWVGILTVGLVLELATLFVPLGLIGRLLNIGFTIAALVYLADVRPALKEVMRRPRW from the coding sequence GTGGAATCGTGGGTCATGCTCGCCCTGCTTCTCGCGATCATCGCGGTCAAGGGCTTCACCCTCGTGAGCGCGATCGGGTTCCGCCCCGACGCCTTCGACGCGACGGGCAAGCAGACCAAGTCGACCTGGGTGGGCATCCTCACCGTGGGTCTCGTGCTCGAGCTGGCCACCCTCTTCGTGCCGCTGGGGCTCATCGGGCGGTTGCTCAACATCGGCTTCACGATCGCGGCGCTGGTCTACCTCGCCGACGTGCGCCCCGCGCTCAAAGAAGTCATGCGTCGCCCGCGGTGGTGA